A window of the Corynebacterium minutissimum genome harbors these coding sequences:
- a CDS encoding M20 family metallo-hydrolase, with protein MRETTNEQFLADFQAMSANGATPGGGVERQAASEGDNLNRAWFHEVLESLGARVIYDEIGNQYGLFELNPGVPFVGLGSHLDSQPLAGRFDGAYGVLAAAHAAGRVAQSGVDARYNLAVINWFNEEGSRFAPSMMGSSVFTGTLTLADAHSATDLAGVTVAEAQEAAGWAPRSEAPKLASYAEIHVEQGKELEANGNTIGLVTATWGAKKFQAVVSGEQGHTGSTLMADRKDALFGASLIIAEVERLTHEFPEGQLQASVSQLTLEPNSPVTIAREVRFNIDVRSPSTEVLDAAFERLQEIISAAEQESRTSVELTPTHEWALNPYPAVGVALAREVVEERGYPYQEIYTVAGHDSTNLKEMVPTVMLFIPSVDGISHNEKEFTTEADCLAGLDVFTHVAQRLVTTGCGEN; from the coding sequence ATGCGAGAAACCACCAACGAACAATTTCTGGCCGATTTCCAGGCCATGTCCGCCAACGGCGCTACCCCCGGCGGCGGCGTGGAACGCCAGGCCGCCAGCGAGGGCGATAACCTTAACCGTGCCTGGTTCCACGAGGTCCTCGAATCCCTCGGCGCACGTGTTATCTATGACGAGATTGGCAACCAGTACGGACTCTTTGAACTCAACCCCGGCGTTCCGTTCGTCGGCCTAGGGTCGCACTTGGATTCCCAACCTTTGGCCGGCCGCTTCGACGGCGCCTATGGCGTGCTTGCGGCGGCACATGCAGCAGGCCGCGTGGCCCAGTCGGGTGTTGACGCACGCTACAACCTTGCGGTCATCAACTGGTTCAATGAGGAAGGCTCACGCTTCGCACCGTCCATGATGGGCAGTTCCGTATTCACGGGAACGCTCACGCTTGCCGACGCCCACTCAGCCACCGACCTCGCTGGCGTCACCGTCGCCGAAGCGCAGGAGGCCGCGGGCTGGGCCCCGCGCAGTGAAGCCCCCAAGCTCGCGTCCTACGCGGAGATCCATGTCGAGCAAGGCAAAGAGCTCGAAGCCAACGGCAACACCATCGGATTGGTCACCGCCACGTGGGGAGCAAAGAAGTTCCAGGCAGTAGTTTCCGGTGAACAAGGCCATACGGGATCCACGCTCATGGCTGATAGGAAGGACGCCCTTTTCGGTGCCTCTCTCATCATCGCGGAGGTTGAGCGCCTTACTCACGAATTCCCGGAGGGGCAGCTGCAGGCTTCGGTCTCCCAGCTCACGCTGGAACCAAACTCACCGGTAACGATTGCCCGTGAGGTGCGCTTTAACATCGACGTGCGCTCACCCTCCACGGAGGTTCTCGATGCTGCCTTCGAGCGCTTGCAAGAGATCATTTCTGCTGCGGAGCAAGAATCCCGCACCTCAGTGGAGCTGACCCCGACCCACGAGTGGGCTCTGAACCCTTACCCGGCCGTTGGCGTGGCGTTGGCGCGCGAGGTCGTTGAGGAGCGTGGCTACCCCTACCAGGAGATCTATACGGTGGCCGGCCATGACTCGACCAACCTTAAGGAGATGGTGCCAACGGTAATGCTCTTCATCCCCTCCGTTGACGGCATCTCTCACAATGAAAAGGAGTTCACCACTGAGGCCGACTGCCTAGCGGGCCTCGACGTGTTTACTCACGTGGCGCAGCGCCTCGTTACCACCGGTTGCGGGGAAAATTAG
- a CDS encoding MarR family winged helix-turn-helix transcriptional regulator: MADNEKVSETIAEWRRLERARARFDAEARREHGISGSHLNLLRLIDKKGPIPILQLRKELGWQPATIGQAVKRLVRDDLISIVEDPADLRRRLCAITEEGRHFLLHVPLTGPARLRTYEVSEEELEAMKRGFEIALTAFGYENWSDVD, encoded by the coding sequence GTGGCTGATAACGAAAAGGTTTCGGAGACTATTGCGGAGTGGCGCAGGCTGGAGCGAGCCCGCGCGCGGTTTGATGCGGAAGCACGCCGAGAGCACGGCATTTCCGGTTCCCATCTCAATCTTCTTCGCCTCATCGATAAGAAAGGCCCCATCCCGATTCTGCAGCTGCGTAAGGAGTTGGGCTGGCAGCCAGCCACCATTGGTCAAGCGGTGAAGCGATTGGTGCGCGATGACCTCATTTCTATTGTCGAAGACCCTGCAGACCTTCGCCGCCGTCTGTGCGCCATCACCGAAGAAGGCCGTCACTTCCTGCTCCATGTGCCACTCACCGGCCCGGCGCGTCTGCGCACCTATGAGGTCAGCGAAGAAGAGCTCGAGGCGATGAAGCGCGGCTTTGAGATCGCGCTAACCGCCTTCGGTTATGAGAACTGGAGTGATGTCGACTAG
- a CDS encoding enoyl-CoA hydratase-related protein: MTEAILTRREGSALIAQINNSSRRNAIAKEHCVALSAALSDASQDPSIRALIITGDETAFCAGADIVAAAQAAAAAQQSGEAPNPAQSTMLPQLNALISAIQTAEVPVIAAVEGAAAGAGASLAFACDLIVAGEESYFTLPFGKIGLIPDGGVSLTAVASLGRHRALALSLLQDKLGVEEAAEAGIIAQRAPQGQALETALKAVERLHIAPRDALAKAKEAINRTALSQLDEQLTWEESTQYAQMASAGHKEGVMAFLEKRPATFD, translated from the coding sequence ATGACCGAAGCCATCCTGACCCGCCGTGAAGGTTCTGCCCTCATTGCCCAGATCAACAACTCTTCGCGCCGCAATGCCATAGCCAAGGAGCACTGCGTGGCACTGTCTGCCGCGCTTTCCGACGCCTCACAGGACCCCTCCATCCGCGCCCTCATCATCACCGGTGATGAGACTGCCTTCTGTGCAGGCGCGGACATCGTGGCGGCGGCCCAGGCCGCGGCTGCAGCACAGCAATCGGGCGAGGCCCCCAACCCAGCCCAGTCGACGATGCTGCCGCAACTCAATGCCCTCATCTCCGCGATTCAGACGGCTGAGGTGCCCGTCATTGCTGCCGTTGAGGGCGCTGCCGCCGGTGCCGGCGCCTCGCTGGCTTTTGCCTGCGATCTCATCGTGGCCGGCGAGGAATCTTATTTCACGCTGCCCTTTGGAAAGATTGGCCTCATCCCCGACGGCGGCGTAAGCCTGACTGCTGTCGCCTCACTAGGCCGTCATCGTGCACTCGCGCTGTCCCTGCTGCAGGACAAGCTGGGGGTTGAGGAGGCCGCGGAGGCGGGAATCATCGCTCAGCGCGCCCCTCAAGGCCAGGCGCTGGAGACCGCACTCAAGGCAGTAGAGCGCCTGCACATCGCGCCGCGCGATGCTCTGGCCAAGGCCAAGGAGGCCATCAACCGCACCGCGCTGAGCCAACTCGACGAGCAGCTCACGTGGGAAGAGTCCACGCAGTACGCTCAGATGGCCTCTGCTGGTCACAAGGAAGGTGTTATGGCCTTTCTGGAGAAGCGCCCGGCCACGTTCGACTAG
- a CDS encoding NAD(P)H-dependent flavin oxidoreductase translates to MISTRVTDMLGISHPIVQGGMQWVGRAELAAAVSNAGGLGVITALTQPTPEDLRQEIRRARELTDKLFGVNLTMLPAITPPPYAEYRDVIIEEGIKIAETAGNNPKDHMPAFKDAGVTVIHKCTSVRHAISAQKVGVDIVSIDGFECAGHPGEDDIPGLVLIPAAADQLDIPIIASGGFADGRGLAAALALGAEGINMGTRFVASTEAPVHENVKQAIVERSELDTQLILRELRNSTRVAKNAVSDEVAERLAQGAEFGDIRHLVAGKRGRAVYETGDLDAGVWTCGTSQGLIHDVASCADIVSRITADAERIISSLTTLVKD, encoded by the coding sequence ATGATTTCTACCCGCGTTACTGACATGCTCGGCATCTCACACCCCATCGTCCAAGGCGGCATGCAGTGGGTCGGTCGCGCCGAGCTCGCCGCCGCAGTATCCAATGCCGGCGGCCTCGGCGTCATCACCGCACTGACCCAGCCCACCCCAGAAGATCTGCGTCAGGAGATCCGCCGCGCCCGCGAACTTACCGACAAGCTTTTCGGCGTCAACCTCACCATGCTGCCGGCGATTACTCCGCCGCCTTACGCGGAATACCGCGACGTCATCATTGAAGAAGGTATAAAGATTGCCGAAACCGCCGGCAATAATCCGAAGGACCATATGCCAGCCTTCAAGGACGCGGGCGTCACCGTCATTCACAAGTGCACCTCGGTGCGCCATGCGATCAGTGCCCAGAAGGTCGGCGTCGACATCGTCAGCATCGATGGCTTCGAATGCGCCGGCCACCCCGGCGAAGATGACATTCCGGGCCTCGTCCTCATTCCGGCAGCTGCAGACCAGCTGGATATCCCCATCATCGCCTCCGGTGGCTTTGCTGATGGCCGCGGTTTGGCTGCCGCGCTCGCCTTGGGCGCAGAGGGCATCAACATGGGTACCCGCTTCGTTGCCTCCACGGAAGCGCCTGTGCACGAGAACGTCAAGCAGGCCATCGTCGAGCGCTCCGAGCTCGATACCCAACTCATCCTCCGCGAGCTGCGCAATTCCACCCGCGTGGCTAAGAACGCCGTCAGTGACGAGGTAGCCGAGCGCCTGGCCCAGGGCGCAGAGTTTGGCGATATCCGCCATCTCGTCGCCGGCAAGCGCGGCCGCGCGGTCTACGAAACCGGTGACCTGGATGCAGGTGTATGGACCTGTGGTACCTCGCAGGGACTTATCCACGACGTCGCCTCGTGTGCCGACATCGTCTCCCGCATCACTGCCGATGCCGAGCGCATCATTTCCTCCCTCACCACGCTTGTTAAGGACTAA